A window of Eubacteriaceae bacterium ES3 contains these coding sequences:
- the hemL gene encoding glutamate-1-semialdehyde 2,1-aminomutase codes for MNREKSENLFIGAQKVIPGGVNSPVRAFKSVNMPPIFIDHGKGSKIYDVDGNEYTDYICSWGPLILGHASPIYTQGIMEALDKGGSYGAPTAIEVEMAKMITEAYPTMEQVRMVNSGTEATMSALRLARGFTGRDKIIKFEGCYHGHGDALLVKSGSGTLTFGVPTSAGVPQGTAKDTLVAVYNDLESVKALFAENKDEIAAVIVEPVAGNMGVVAPDMGFMKGLRELTQNEGALLIFDEVITGFRLAYGGAQEVMGIKPDLTTLGKIIGGGMPVGAYGGRKDIMACVAPLGGVYQAGTLSGNPIAMKMGLNTLTYLKENPQVYTDLEKKAIMLEEGFKENIKKTGTKAQMVRFKGMTCFFFTDSPITGYDAVMTSDTNAYASYFRAMLDAGNLLPPAQFEGIFLSTQHNEADLLKTIEDHFKTLKNMK; via the coding sequence ATGAATCGAGAAAAGTCAGAGAATCTGTTTATTGGAGCACAAAAAGTGATTCCCGGTGGCGTTAACAGTCCGGTACGGGCTTTTAAGTCAGTCAATATGCCACCGATTTTTATAGATCACGGTAAAGGGTCAAAAATTTATGATGTCGACGGAAACGAATATACCGATTATATCTGTTCCTGGGGTCCGCTGATTCTTGGCCACGCCTCTCCAATTTATACTCAGGGAATAATGGAAGCTCTGGATAAAGGCGGCAGTTATGGTGCACCGACAGCTATCGAAGTTGAAATGGCTAAAATGATTACTGAGGCCTATCCAACGATGGAACAGGTCAGAATGGTTAATTCCGGAACTGAAGCAACCATGTCGGCTTTAAGACTGGCCCGTGGTTTTACCGGTCGGGATAAAATTATCAAGTTTGAAGGCTGCTATCATGGTCATGGGGATGCCCTGCTGGTTAAATCCGGTTCCGGAACCTTGACTTTTGGAGTGCCCACCTCTGCTGGCGTTCCGCAGGGGACAGCTAAGGATACGCTGGTAGCTGTCTATAATGATCTGGAATCAGTTAAGGCTCTGTTTGCCGAAAATAAAGATGAAATTGCAGCGGTGATTGTCGAACCGGTTGCTGGAAACATGGGTGTAGTAGCGCCTGATATGGGATTTATGAAGGGACTTCGCGAATTGACTCAAAATGAAGGCGCGTTGCTGATTTTTGATGAGGTTATTACGGGTTTCAGACTTGCTTATGGTGGCGCTCAGGAAGTGATGGGAATTAAACCGGATCTGACCACTCTGGGTAAAATCATCGGTGGCGGGATGCCCGTTGGTGCTTACGGCGGCCGTAAAGATATCATGGCTTGTGTGGCACCCCTGGGTGGAGTTTATCAGGCTGGGACGCTTTCGGGAAATCCCATTGCCATGAAAATGGGGCTTAATACTTTAACTTATTTAAAAGAAAATCCTCAAGTTTATACAGACCTTGAAAAGAAGGCAATTATGCTGGAAGAAGGTTTCAAGGAAAATATTAAAAAGACTGGCACTAAAGCCCAGATGGTGCGGTTTAAAGGGATGACCTGTTTCTTCTTTACGGATTCCCCAATTACCGGATATGACGCGGTCATGACGTCGGACACAAATGCTTATGCAAGTTACTTCAGAGCAATGCTGGATGCCGGCAATCTCTTGCCGCCAGCACAGTTTGAAGGGATTTTCCTATCGACCCAACATAACGAAGCGGATCTTTTAAAAACCATCGAAGATCATTTTAAGACATTAAAAAATATGAAATAA
- the cobK gene encoding precorrin-6A reductase produces MILVLGGTLDSRELTGALLRAGHKICYSTLTSIQSDQLLDDPNLLKISGQLDTESLRETMIIYGINAVIDATHPYAKEISQNAIWSCDAANIPYLRMERPSLIDEDSLVCDSYDEAKKKLNELLKDSDKNILLTTGSRQLECFEGLPKNRIFARVLPTSGVLKKCENLGYKPKQILAVQGPFSVLMNQTMIKEYQIGFMVTKDSGDVGGITEKIEAAHLEDVKILFIKRPEVIYPNCVNSLDQALSWVEKL; encoded by the coding sequence GTGATTCTGGTACTGGGCGGAACCCTTGACAGCCGGGAGTTGACGGGTGCGCTTTTGAGAGCTGGACACAAGATCTGTTATTCGACCTTAACCAGCATCCAATCGGATCAGCTTCTGGATGATCCGAATCTTTTGAAAATTTCCGGTCAACTGGATACGGAATCCCTGCGGGAAACCATGATTATTTATGGGATTAATGCAGTAATTGATGCTACCCATCCTTATGCAAAGGAAATTTCTCAAAATGCTATTTGGTCCTGTGACGCCGCCAATATCCCATATCTGCGAATGGAGCGGCCGTCCTTGATCGATGAGGATTCCCTGGTTTGTGATTCATATGATGAAGCAAAGAAGAAACTTAATGAGCTGCTCAAAGATTCCGATAAAAATATTCTTTTGACAACCGGTAGTCGTCAGTTGGAATGTTTTGAAGGATTACCTAAAAATAGGATTTTTGCCCGTGTTCTACCCACCTCGGGGGTTTTGAAAAAATGCGAAAATCTGGGCTATAAACCCAAACAGATTCTGGCCGTGCAGGGGCCTTTTTCGGTTTTAATGAATCAGACCATGATCAAAGAATATCAGATTGGCTTTATGGTTACAAAAGACAGTGGGGATGTGGGTGGTATTACTGAAAAAATAGAAGCGGCCCATCTGGAAGACGTGAAGATTCTATTCATCAAACGTCCGGAAGTTATCTATCCTAATTGTGTTAACAGTCTGGACCAGGCACTTTCCTGGGTCGAGAAACTATAG
- a CDS encoding cobyric acid synthase, whose amino-acid sequence MAKNIMFMGTGSSVGKSLLTAAMCRILNNKGLSVAPYKSQNMALNSFITRDGKEMGRAQVVQAECARIEPQVEMNPVLLKPNSDVGCQVILMGKAEFNMDAVDYHAHKPQLVETVMEAYNKLAAEHQVIAIEGAGSPAEINLRENDIVNMGLAEMVDAPVVLIGDIDKGGVFASIYGTIELLEPEERARIKGFIINKFRGDVELLKPGIEMIEEKVNVPCLGVIPYKRFVIDDEDSVTERFDRQNEGDITIGVVYLPHLSNFTDCTAFDMHPDVRVEYYRNQRELQLANPDLLVVPGSKNTMDDTNHVVMSKMGDEIKRIHATGVPVVGICGGYQLLGKEIRDPHGVESSLGSIEGLGLLNIVTTIGQEKRTVRTEGVISTDFMGMELAGMKVEGYEIHMGESQALDGEKSFATLEDGTIDGVVAQDQTVMGTYLHGIFDNDAFREKIIATLKAKKNLDDSTGAFDFKAFKEEQYDSLAQTVEENMDMEKIMSIIGEIGQ is encoded by the coding sequence ATGGCTAAAAATATTATGTTTATGGGGACAGGCTCGTCGGTGGGAAAAAGTCTTCTGACCGCAGCCATGTGCCGAATCTTAAATAATAAGGGGCTGTCAGTAGCACCTTATAAATCTCAGAATATGGCACTGAACTCATTTATTACCAGAGATGGAAAAGAAATGGGGCGCGCGCAGGTAGTACAGGCTGAATGCGCCCGTATCGAACCACAGGTGGAAATGAATCCGGTTTTATTAAAACCCAATTCTGATGTGGGATGTCAGGTTATTTTGATGGGTAAGGCTGAATTCAATATGGATGCAGTGGATTATCATGCCCATAAACCTCAGCTCGTAGAAACTGTTATGGAAGCTTACAATAAATTGGCTGCAGAACATCAGGTGATCGCCATCGAAGGTGCCGGAAGCCCGGCAGAAATTAATCTGCGAGAAAATGATATTGTCAACATGGGACTGGCTGAGATGGTTGATGCCCCGGTCGTTTTAATCGGAGATATCGATAAAGGTGGAGTTTTTGCTTCAATATACGGAACCATTGAACTGCTGGAGCCAGAAGAGCGGGCTCGGATTAAAGGTTTTATTATCAATAAATTCCGTGGTGATGTGGAGCTTTTGAAACCCGGCATTGAAATGATCGAAGAAAAGGTCAATGTTCCCTGTCTGGGAGTTATTCCTTATAAACGATTTGTCATTGATGATGAAGACTCGGTAACTGAGCGTTTTGATCGTCAGAATGAAGGCGATATAACAATTGGTGTGGTATACCTGCCGCATCTGTCCAATTTTACCGACTGTACGGCCTTTGATATGCATCCCGACGTACGGGTGGAATATTATCGTAATCAGCGGGAACTGCAGTTGGCCAACCCTGATCTGTTAGTTGTTCCCGGAAGCAAAAATACGATGGATGACACCAACCATGTTGTCATGAGCAAGATGGGTGATGAGATTAAAAGAATCCACGCTACTGGTGTACCGGTCGTTGGAATCTGTGGCGGATATCAGCTTCTTGGTAAAGAAATCAGAGATCCCCATGGTGTAGAATCAAGCCTGGGATCGATTGAAGGCCTGGGGCTTCTAAACATCGTGACGACAATCGGCCAGGAGAAACGAACCGTTCGGACCGAAGGTGTTATTTCGACAGACTTTATGGGTATGGAGCTGGCTGGAATGAAGGTTGAAGGTTACGAGATCCATATGGGCGAGAGTCAGGCCCTGGATGGTGAAAAATCTTTTGCAACTCTGGAAGACGGAACCATTGATGGAGTAGTTGCGCAAGATCAGACCGTCATGGGAACATACCTTCATGGAATTTTTGATAATGATGCTTTCCGCGAGAAAATAATTGCAACTTTAAAAGCCAAAAAGAATCTGGATGATTCAACTGGAGCCTTTGATTTTAAGGCTTTTAAAGAAGAACAATATGACAGTCTGGCTCAAACGGTGGAAGAAAACATGGATATGGAAAAAATCATGTCAATTATTGGAGAAATAGGACAGTGA
- the cobM gene encoding precorrin-4 C(11)-methyltransferase, with protein sequence MNTVYLVGAGPGDPELITVKGQRIVNEADIIIYAGSLVNKAIIGGHKADAEIFNSASMTLDDVIAVIKRGTDEGKKIARVHTGDPSIYGAIREQMDRLDELGIPYEVVPGVSSFVASAAALKKEFTLPDVSQTVICTRLEGRTPVPEKEKLEDLASHRASMAIFLSVQMIEDVVSRLTTHYAPSTPVAVIQRATWEDQKIVLGTLETIADKVKEANITKTAQILVGDFLGDEYSLSKLYDPKFTHEYRQGVE encoded by the coding sequence ATGAATACAGTTTATTTAGTAGGAGCCGGTCCTGGAGATCCGGAGCTGATTACCGTTAAGGGACAGCGTATTGTTAATGAGGCAGATATTATTATCTATGCCGGATCACTTGTTAATAAAGCAATTATTGGCGGTCATAAGGCCGATGCAGAAATTTTTAATTCTGCTTCCATGACTTTGGATGACGTTATTGCTGTGATTAAAAGAGGTACAGATGAAGGCAAAAAAATTGCCCGTGTCCATACTGGAGACCCTTCGATCTACGGAGCAATCAGAGAACAGATGGATCGTTTAGACGAGCTGGGTATTCCCTATGAAGTAGTTCCTGGTGTATCTTCATTTGTGGCATCGGCTGCCGCTCTTAAAAAAGAATTTACCCTGCCGGATGTTTCTCAAACCGTTATCTGTACTCGTCTGGAAGGACGAACTCCGGTTCCGGAAAAAGAAAAACTTGAAGATCTGGCTTCACATCGGGCATCAATGGCAATCTTTTTATCAGTTCAGATGATTGAAGATGTGGTTAGTCGTTTAACGACCCATTACGCGCCGTCTACACCAGTTGCCGTTATTCAAAGAGCGACCTGGGAAGATCAGAAAATTGTTTTAGGGACTCTGGAAACTATTGCCGATAAAGTAAAAGAAGCCAATATCACCAAAACTGCTCAGATTTTAGTTGGGGATTTCCTCGGCGACGAATACAGTTTATCAAAACTTTATGATCCTAAATTTACTCACGAATACCGTCAAGGGGTTGAGTAA
- a CDS encoding sirohydrochlorin cobaltochelatase encodes MAKKALLVISFGTSYAETRKKTIEATEERLKVAYPEYDFFRAFTSRMIVNKLKKRDNEIVDLPTQALQKLKDAGYTEVICQTTHIINGHEYDITLKELKAFEDDFEVLTLGKPLLTSVDDYKKTIAVVMEAMPELKEGEALLYMGHGSEHHANSVYPCLDYMFKSEGFKDVYMGTVEGFPELDDILPQLKEKGYKKIYLAPFMLVAGDHAQNDLAGDEEDSWNTLLKAQGFETQVILEGLGEYSGIQALFLEHLQAAQAVKEM; translated from the coding sequence ATGGCAAAGAAAGCATTACTGGTTATCAGTTTTGGTACCTCTTATGCAGAAACAAGAAAGAAAACCATTGAAGCAACTGAAGAACGGTTAAAAGTGGCTTATCCCGAATATGATTTTTTCCGGGCATTTACTTCCCGTATGATTGTTAATAAGCTGAAGAAAAGAGACAATGAGATTGTTGACTTACCGACTCAAGCGTTGCAGAAATTAAAGGATGCGGGTTATACGGAAGTGATCTGTCAGACCACGCATATTATTAACGGTCATGAATATGACATCACTTTAAAAGAGCTGAAAGCCTTCGAAGACGACTTTGAAGTCCTGACTTTAGGCAAACCTTTGTTAACATCTGTGGATGATTATAAAAAGACGATTGCTGTCGTCATGGAAGCTATGCCAGAGTTAAAAGAAGGGGAAGCACTTTTATACATGGGACACGGCAGTGAACATCACGCCAATTCGGTTTACCCCTGCCTGGACTATATGTTTAAAAGTGAGGGATTTAAAGATGTTTACATGGGAACCGTTGAAGGTTTCCCTGAACTGGATGACATCTTACCGCAGTTAAAGGAAAAAGGATATAAAAAAATCTATCTGGCACCCTTTATGCTGGTCGCTGGTGATCATGCACAGAATGATCTGGCTGGTGATGAAGAGGATTCCTGGAATACCCTTTTAAAAGCCCAGGGGTTTGAAACCCAGGTTATTTTAGAAGGTTTGGGTGAATATTCAGGCATTCAGGCATTATTTTTAGAACACCTGCAGGCAGCACAAGCAGTAAAAGAAATGTAA
- the cobJ gene encoding precorrin-3B C(17)-methyltransferase, whose amino-acid sequence MKKIYVTGIGPGLYEHMTEAARNSIETADIIVGYKTYVDIIADLIGDKEVLSSGMRREIDRCEKALELAEEGKTVCLVSSGDAGVFGMAGIMLEIVEHQKSDVAVEIIPGISAANAAAATLGAPLMHDYVVISLSDLLTDWAVIEKRLHCAGDGDFIVTLYNPKSKGRPHNIEKAQEILLKYKDAKTPVGIVRNAKRQDESYVITNLGNLHEAEIDMFSMVIIGNSKTYVTEDLKKMITPRGYQL is encoded by the coding sequence ATGAAAAAGATATATGTAACCGGAATTGGTCCGGGACTTTATGAACATATGACGGAAGCGGCCAGAAACAGCATTGAAACAGCAGATATCATTGTGGGTTATAAAACCTATGTTGATATTATTGCTGATTTGATCGGCGATAAAGAAGTGCTTTCTTCAGGAATGCGCCGTGAAATTGACCGTTGTGAAAAAGCCCTTGAACTGGCTGAAGAAGGAAAAACCGTTTGTCTGGTCAGCTCTGGAGATGCTGGTGTATTTGGGATGGCTGGCATAATGCTGGAAATCGTGGAACACCAGAAAAGTGATGTGGCAGTTGAGATTATCCCTGGTATTTCAGCAGCTAATGCAGCGGCGGCTACCTTAGGTGCGCCATTGATGCATGATTATGTGGTCATTAGTCTTTCAGATCTTTTAACTGACTGGGCAGTGATCGAAAAGCGTCTTCACTGTGCTGGTGACGGGGACTTTATTGTGACCCTGTACAATCCTAAAAGTAAGGGCCGACCACATAATATTGAGAAGGCTCAGGAAATCTTATTAAAATACAAAGATGCAAAAACACCTGTGGGGATTGTCAGAAATGCCAAGCGACAGGATGAGTCTTATGTGATCACTAATCTGGGTAATCTGCATGAAGCAGAAATTGATATGTTCTCTATGGTTATTATTGGGAATTCTAAAACCTATGTAACCGAAGACCTGAAAAAAATGATTACCCCAAGAGGTTACCAGCTGTGA
- the cbiB gene encoding adenosylcobinamide-phosphate synthase CbiB, giving the protein MSLDLAQGLSFGLGGGYWLFLITFGVILDWLIGDPAFLLHPIILIGKAIGFLNKIMNKGSNRRAKGVALLIIVVLFTALIVVGLQWLTYQASFILYTLLNIYLITMALAAKTLAQEVMKVLRVLKKGDLEQSRIQVGYLVGRDTQSLTEKEIIRATIETTAENTIDGVLAPIFYLFLGALLPIPWLNPVVLVMAYKAVNTLDSMVGYIQEPYREFGAASAIFDDIINFVPARLGSFLMLVAGFFLGYSFKDGLAVFRRDRFNHKSPNSAHPESVVAGLLGIQLGGTNHYFGQVLEKPTIGVAKTPLNLLDIRETVGIMYASEIVTMVLGIAVGVVILILV; this is encoded by the coding sequence GTGAGCCTGGATTTAGCTCAAGGACTATCATTTGGCTTAGGTGGCGGTTACTGGCTCTTCCTGATCACGTTTGGTGTTATCCTCGACTGGCTGATTGGTGATCCTGCATTTCTTTTGCATCCTATTATTTTAATCGGTAAGGCGATTGGGTTTTTGAACAAAATAATGAACAAAGGATCCAATCGCCGGGCTAAAGGTGTTGCTCTACTTATTATCGTTGTCTTATTTACGGCGCTTATAGTAGTCGGATTACAGTGGCTTACTTATCAGGCTAGCTTTATTTTGTATACTCTTTTAAACATTTATCTGATCACCATGGCGCTTGCAGCTAAAACTCTGGCTCAGGAAGTCATGAAGGTGCTCAGAGTTTTAAAAAAGGGAGACCTGGAACAATCGCGGATTCAAGTCGGCTATCTGGTGGGCCGGGATACCCAATCATTGACAGAAAAAGAAATTATTCGAGCAACCATTGAAACAACTGCTGAGAATACTATTGATGGTGTTCTGGCACCGATTTTCTACTTATTTCTGGGAGCTTTGTTACCGATTCCCTGGCTCAACCCAGTCGTTCTGGTAATGGCCTACAAAGCAGTGAATACTCTTGACTCAATGGTTGGATATATACAGGAACCTTATCGGGAGTTTGGTGCTGCATCGGCAATTTTTGACGATATTATTAATTTTGTGCCGGCTCGATTGGGCAGCTTTTTGATGCTCGTGGCAGGATTTTTTCTGGGTTATTCTTTTAAAGATGGCCTGGCAGTTTTTCGACGTGATCGATTTAATCATAAAAGTCCTAATTCGGCCCATCCGGAATCAGTGGTGGCTGGCCTCCTGGGGATACAGCTTGGTGGAACCAATCACTATTTTGGTCAGGTTCTCGAGAAACCGACCATTGGTGTTGCCAAAACACCCTTAAATCTTCTGGATATCAGAGAGACAGTAGGGATTATGTATGCCAGCGAAATTGTGACCATGGTACTAGGTATTGCTGTGGGCGTTGTGATTCTGATTTTGGTTTAG
- a CDS encoding cobalt-precorrin 5A hydrolase has product MEKWAIITLSKDGVTTARRLSKRLDDREVSIFTKEKYAGENEKLIATDISTFFGEIMKEFPVIIAIMATGIVVRAAAPYLLHKSKDPAILVMDTKGEFVISLLSGHLGGANDCARLIEDRFGSKAVITTGTDVKGTMAVDVLAEKINCEIADFTAAKDITAQILNGEKIGIISEDQVNLSGLDLPYNLVVCPDAGKLADLSGVIRISSRLEECDYGLPQVRLVPKNIIIGIGCRRNVSGEKILSKIEETFLSVGLDLRSIKLLATVSLKADEAGITEACQALGAKKVIIPDEMVKMVQNRFEGSDFVFQTTGMYAVSEPCGYVASGFGECLIEKKKLDGITLSVWRENNV; this is encoded by the coding sequence TTGGAAAAATGGGCAATTATCACTCTTTCTAAAGATGGTGTGACAACCGCCCGCAGGCTTTCAAAGCGCCTGGATGATCGGGAAGTGAGTATTTTTACAAAAGAAAAGTATGCCGGAGAGAATGAAAAACTGATTGCAACTGATATCAGCACTTTTTTCGGCGAGATCATGAAAGAATTTCCGGTAATTATCGCTATTATGGCAACCGGTATTGTGGTTCGGGCAGCTGCCCCTTATCTTTTGCATAAGTCTAAAGATCCGGCGATTCTGGTAATGGATACAAAGGGTGAATTTGTGATTAGTCTTTTATCCGGTCATCTGGGTGGGGCTAACGACTGTGCCCGGTTGATTGAAGACCGTTTTGGATCAAAAGCTGTGATTACTACCGGAACAGATGTGAAAGGAACGATGGCTGTGGATGTACTGGCAGAAAAAATTAATTGTGAAATAGCGGATTTTACCGCTGCCAAAGATATTACCGCTCAGATTCTTAATGGTGAGAAAATTGGGATTATCAGTGAGGATCAAGTGAATCTGAGTGGACTAGATTTGCCATATAATCTGGTGGTTTGTCCTGATGCCGGAAAGCTTGCAGATTTATCAGGGGTGATTCGAATCAGCTCTAGACTTGAAGAATGTGATTACGGCCTTCCCCAGGTGCGTCTGGTGCCCAAAAATATCATAATTGGGATTGGTTGTCGGCGTAATGTGTCTGGTGAAAAGATTTTATCAAAAATTGAAGAAACATTTTTATCAGTAGGACTTGATCTAAGAAGTATTAAGCTTTTGGCAACCGTTTCTTTGAAAGCTGATGAAGCGGGGATCACCGAAGCCTGTCAGGCGTTAGGGGCAAAAAAGGTGATCATTCCGGATGAAATGGTCAAAATGGTGCAAAATCGTTTTGAAGGCTCTGATTTCGTTTTTCAGACCACCGGGATGTATGCCGTTTCTGAACCCTGCGGCTATGTAGCCTCCGGATTTGGGGAATGTCTGATCGAAAAGAAAAAACTGGACGGGATTACCCTTTCTGTCTGGCGGGAAAATAATGTGTAA
- a CDS encoding aminotransferase class I/II-fold pyridoxal phosphate-dependent enzyme translates to MNKHGGYFGERADMIDFSVNINPLGIPQGIKEKLKEGIDTLVDYPEITGQTALEKLAAEISKRPDQLILGNGAIELIYLLARSMAGKKALIIQPTFNEYSRALKLYGCEVSELVLTKEEGFRLTADKLKTALVEEKPDLLFLCNPNNPTGVIYSNDQIKEWMNIPDWEMTWFFDESFMDFTGQLGMLSEDLDQGNFFVLKSLTKFYALPGLRIGYGAGNPKIIEGMMRYKEPWTVNSLGLIALSQVYQEKDFAKKTIALINSERERVYRELQEISAFEVFKSATDFHLCLIKSGVSSLKLKNDIEQAGMSLRTCEDFSGLDQSYFRIAIKSSQANHRLIEFLKKWKG, encoded by the coding sequence ATGAATAAACATGGCGGTTATTTCGGGGAAAGAGCGGATATGATTGATTTTAGCGTCAATATAAACCCGCTGGGGATTCCTCAAGGGATTAAAGAAAAACTGAAAGAAGGAATTGACACCCTGGTTGATTATCCGGAAATTACCGGTCAGACAGCCCTTGAAAAACTGGCGGCAGAGATTTCTAAACGGCCAGATCAGCTGATTCTGGGTAACGGGGCAATTGAGCTGATCTATTTGCTGGCCAGATCCATGGCTGGAAAAAAAGCTCTGATTATTCAGCCGACCTTTAACGAATACAGCCGAGCTCTCAAGCTTTATGGCTGTGAGGTGTCTGAGCTGGTCTTAACAAAGGAAGAAGGCTTCAGGCTGACGGCCGATAAACTCAAAACCGCCCTTGTAGAAGAGAAACCGGATCTGCTTTTTTTATGTAATCCTAATAACCCGACTGGAGTTATTTATTCAAATGATCAAATTAAGGAATGGATGAACATTCCCGATTGGGAAATGACCTGGTTTTTTGATGAATCATTTATGGACTTTACCGGTCAGCTAGGAATGCTTAGTGAAGATCTGGATCAGGGGAATTTTTTTGTGCTAAAATCGCTGACTAAATTTTATGCCCTGCCGGGATTGCGAATAGGTTATGGCGCCGGAAATCCGAAAATCATTGAAGGGATGATGCGCTATAAGGAACCCTGGACCGTCAACAGCCTGGGACTGATCGCCTTGAGTCAGGTTTATCAGGAAAAGGACTTTGCGAAGAAGACAATTGCTCTTATTAACTCTGAACGAGAAAGAGTTTACAGGGAACTGCAGGAAATTTCTGCGTTCGAAGTTTTTAAAAGTGCCACTGATTTTCATCTCTGTCTGATAAAGAGTGGGGTATCCAGTCTCAAGTTGAAAAATGACATCGAACAGGCTGGGATGAGTCTGCGTACGTGTGAAGATTTTTCCGGTCTCGATCAGAGCTATTTCCGTATAGCTATAAAAAGCAGCCAGGCGAATCATCGTCTGATAGAGTTTCTGAAGAAGTGGAAGGGGTAA
- the hemB gene encoding porphobilinogen synthase, with protein MLPTRLRKNTAIRNLIRETRLSMNDVIYPLFIVDGEGVKKEIGSMKGQYHLSLDMLEAEVAELREMGIRYLILFGVPDEKDEMAMPAFDENGLIQQGIRIIKKADPEMYVITDVCLCEYKSDGHCCFFEENGEIQREKTLGILSKTALSHVLAGADMVAPSDMMDGRIGHMRKTLDLAGFESIPIMSYAAKYASSFYGPFREAANSAPAFGDRRSYQMDPANSREALKEMQLDIEEGADIIMVKPAMPYLDILVQGIELSYLPMAAYQVSGEYAMIKNAVDAGLMDQKVIYESLISIKRAGADMIITYFAKELPALIEQFEG; from the coding sequence ATGTTACCGACACGATTACGAAAAAATACGGCGATCAGAAATCTGATCAGGGAAACCCGACTGAGTATGAATGATGTCATCTATCCACTTTTTATCGTGGATGGCGAAGGCGTAAAAAAAGAAATCGGGTCGATGAAAGGCCAATACCATTTATCTCTGGATATGCTTGAAGCAGAAGTGGCAGAACTTAGAGAAATGGGAATTCGATATCTGATTCTCTTTGGTGTGCCAGACGAAAAAGATGAGATGGCCATGCCGGCTTTTGATGAAAACGGACTGATTCAGCAGGGGATTCGAATCATTAAAAAAGCCGATCCGGAAATGTATGTGATCACCGATGTTTGCCTTTGTGAATACAAAAGCGATGGACACTGCTGCTTCTTTGAAGAAAATGGGGAGATTCAGAGAGAAAAGACCTTGGGGATTCTAAGTAAAACCGCGCTCAGCCATGTTCTGGCTGGTGCGGATATGGTAGCCCCTTCCGATATGATGGATGGTCGCATTGGTCATATGCGAAAAACTTTGGATCTGGCTGGTTTCGAGTCTATTCCGATTATGTCTTATGCCGCAAAATACGCATCTAGCTTCTATGGACCTTTTAGAGAAGCAGCTAATTCGGCTCCGGCTTTTGGCGATCGTCGGTCTTATCAGATGGACCCGGCGAACTCCCGGGAGGCTTTAAAGGAAATGCAGCTGGACATTGAAGAAGGTGCCGATATTATTATGGTCAAACCGGCTATGCCTTATCTGGATATTCTGGTTCAGGGTATAGAGCTTTCTTATCTGCCAATGGCAGCTTACCAGGTCAGCGGTGAATATGCCATGATTAAAAATGCTGTCGATGCGGGTTTGATGGACCAGAAAGTCATTTATGAAAGCCTGATTTCCATTAAACGGGCTGGTGCAGATATGATCATCACCTATTTTGCCAAAGAACTGCCGGCTTTAATCGAGCAGTTTGAAGGATAA